In Plasmodium malariae genome assembly, chromosome: 11, the following proteins share a genomic window:
- the PmUG01_11015400 gene encoding Plasmodium exported protein, unknown function has protein sequence MFLTKKKITKFPFVKLLSCIILIWIFQYSNKSNFGKSWDRNINRNNAVDIIIRRSLRERVPMPQMYNVYTSESSINSVNDEYNNYDNNDEYYYDDNNDEYYYDDNNDECYYYDDEYPASVAKLSSEDEAYFNKLIDKYIRNEKYPGNRVEVKYVQDIPKPPNKFIYEEEMEQPIDKSSNHNNYQKPLNKLQNVGDRYNSHYDSLESDDDLSEIFVDSSKYASHYKEQSGLSESENDYYKKQPDSSKHHNYRSQAVTDKSTKSSRTFSNMNERKRQNKRGKKKRKGIIKKVLYPLTNFVKKTDAIYESELLKTLMANVVNKNSKKKRGFNKKIVDGLTITSPVLAMSIFLLLFALQNVTPGIVISVFFVVLALYYVFHKYKKCKHLCKVYGK, from the exons ATGTTcttaacgaaaaaaaagataacaaAGTTCCCTTTTGTTAAACTTTTATCATGTATCATTTTAATATGGATATTCCAATATTCaaataag AGTAACTTTGGTAAATCATGGGACAGAAATATCAACAGAAATAATGCAGTAGACATAATTATAAGAAGATCATTGAGGGAGCGGGTACCAATGCCCCAGatgtataatgtatatacaagTGAAAGTTCAATTAACTCAGTGAatgatgaatataataattatgataataatgatgaatattattatgatgataataatgatgaatattattatgatgataataatgatgaatgttattattatgatgatGAATATCCTGCTTCCGTGGCAAAATTATCATCAGAAGATGAAgcttattttaataaattaatagataaatatataagaaatgaaaaatatccAGGGAATCGTGTTGAAGTGAAGTATGTTCAGGACATTCCTAAACCGcctaataaatttatatatgaagaagAAATGGAACAACCAATTGATAAATCATCaaatcataataattatcaaAAACCACtcaataaattacaaaatgttGGTGATCGTTATAATAGTCATTATGATTCATTAGAATCTGATGATGATCTTTCTGAAATTTTCGTTGATTCGTCAAAATATGCTAGTCATTATAAAGAACAATCCGGTTTATCAGAATCTGAAAATGATTACTATAAAAAGCAACCTGATTCATCTAAGCATCATAATTATAGAAGTCAAGCTGTTACAGATAAGTCTACTAAAAGTTCTAGAACTTTTTCAAATATGAACGAAAGAAAAAGACAAAATAAGCGTGGTAAGAAGAAACgaaaaggaataataaaaaaagttttatacCCATTGACAAATTTTGTGAAAAAAACAGATGCTATATATGAATCAGAGttattaaaaacattaatgGCTAATGTTGTTAATAAGAATTCAAAGAAGAAAAGaggatttaataaaaaaattgttgaCGGATTAACAATCACATCTCCAGTTTTAGCAAtgagtatatttttattattatttgcttTACAAAATGTAACTCCTGGTATTGTTATATCCGTCTTCTTTGTTGTTTTAgcattatattatgtattccataaatacaaaaaatgcaAACACTTGTGTAAAGTTTacggaaaataa